A genomic window from Trueperella bialowiezensis includes:
- a CDS encoding DUF4878 domain-containing protein: protein MKKTIARLAAACMVFPLALTGCSSEEATPTDAVLEFLKATSDGDMNKACAMVTPETVEILKKETRQSSCEEAIRASMEQARPGVVEATAKLTAEQLTEIEMGDRVIVEYEIDDLPYSGVVVKRDGKWYITYE, encoded by the coding sequence ATGAAGAAAACAATCGCTCGGCTGGCTGCCGCATGCATGGTGTTTCCGCTCGCCCTCACCGGATGTTCCTCTGAAGAAGCTACCCCCACCGATGCTGTGCTTGAGTTCCTCAAGGCCACAAGCGACGGGGACATGAACAAAGCCTGCGCGATGGTTACCCCGGAAACTGTGGAAATCCTCAAGAAAGAGACGCGGCAAAGCTCCTGCGAAGAGGCCATACGAGCATCAATGGAACAGGCCAGGCCAGGGGTGGTGGAAGCGACTGCCAAGCTCACGGCCGAACAGCTCACTGAGATCGAGATGGGTGACCGAGTCATCGTCGAATATGAAATTGACGATTTGCCGTATTCTGGCGTGGTGGTCAAGCGCGACGGCAAGTGGTACATCACTTACGAATAG